CGGGGCCGTGCGGATCTGGGCCGCGACCGTCCTCGTGCTCGCTGCCGCCATCGTCGCCCTCGCGGTGGCGTTTCCACAGCGAGTGTACGTCGATCTCATCTGGCAGTACTACTGGGGGCCAGTCGTCGCCGACGCCCACGGCTGGAACTGCGTCGCGTGGGCCGGCGGCGCCGAGATCCCCTGCAACGAGGCCGGTACCGGCGCCGGCCCGACCGCCGAGCCCGGCTACACGGCGGTCTCCTACGCCGGCTACATCCCGACGCTCCTGTTGTTGCTGATCGGGATCTACTTCATCATCGACTGGCTCGACATCGAGCGCTACCGAGCGGGCTTTTTCGCGCTGTTCCCGTTCATGCTGTTCGGCGGCGCCCTGCGAACCGTCGAGGACGCGAACGTCGCGGCCTACCGCGACACGGGTGAGCTGGCGATCGAGCTGCCGTGGTCGGGCTTTCTGATCAGCCCGCTGATCTACGTCACCGTCTTCCTGGTCGCGCTGGTCGCGATCGTCGCCGGCGTCTGGCTCGAGCGAAAGGAGTACGTCTCGGGCTACGAGTATCCGCTGTTCGGAGTCGGCGCCGTCGCGCTCGCGGCGACGCTGGGCTTTCTCGGATACACGGCCGCGACCGAGACGTACTCGACGTTCTACTGGACGATTCCGGCGATCGTGCTCACGGCTGCGACCGTCTCGACGGCCGTCGTCTGGCTCGCGATCGAGCGGTTCGCACCCGGGCTGAACGCGGGTACCCGGTACATGGGAATCGTGATCATCTGGGCCCACGCCGTCGACGGCTTCGCGAACCAGCTGATGCTCGACTGGTCACACGTCTGGGGGATGACCTACACGCCGAAACACCCCGTCAACGACGCGATCGTCACGTACACGAGTGCGCTTCTGCCTCAGAGCGCGGAGGTCATCGGCAGCGCGTGGCCCTTTGCCCTCCTGAAACTCGCCGCACCTGTGGCCATCATCTGGCTGTTCAACGAGGAGATCTTCGAGGAGAGTCCGCAGTTCGCGTATCTCCTGTTGGTCGCCGTCGTCGCCGTCGGACTCGGGCCCGGCACCCGCGACATGCTCCGGGCGACGTTCGGCGTCTAACTTCGCGCGAGCTCGAGTCGACGCGCTTTTCTCCTCTCTCTCGGACGTGGCTGCTGAATGAGCGAGCGAGAGCCACCGGTCGACGACGAGCGCGAACCCGACCGCTCGTCGAACCCGAGCGACGACGTCGATCGGCTCCTCGAGCATCTGGAGGAGCTCGAGGAACTCGTCGACCACCCCGACGAGCGCGAACAGGTCCGGAAGGCAATGCGAACGGCCCACCGCATCCCCGGGCTGGACGCGGTCGAGCAGGGGATCCGGAAGTACACGGCCCGCGACATGGCCGAGGCGTTCGTCGGCAGCATCCTGCTTGCGCTGCCGCTGCTCGTCGAGGACGGCGTCTTCGAGATCGCTGACCACTTCGTCACCACGACGGTGTCGGGGATCCCGGTCTTTCTCATCGCGAACGTCCTGTTCGTCGGCGTCCTCACGACCGGGTTGCTCTACTGGACCGACATTCGGGACGTCGACGTGACGAGCCCGCTGTTCGGCGTCGTTCCGCGGCGCCTCGTGGGTGTGTTGGCGATCTCCTTTCTCACCGCGGCAGGACTGATGGTCATGTGGGGCCGGATCTACGAGGAGGATCCGACGACCCTCGAGGCGTTCGCCCGGATCACGGTCATCTGGGCGGCCGGCGCGTTCGGCGCCGCGCTGGGCGACATCCTGCCTGGCGAAAGCGAGGGCCACGATGTCAGGCTCGACACGATCGACGACATCGTCGCGAGAGACCGGTAGCGGTAGCCGAGGGTTCGCGCCCGTGGCGGATCGGGAACGACTTACCGCCCCGAGATACAAGGGACGGGTATGACAGCAGATTCGCCCGCGGAAGCGGGCTGGTTCGCCGATCTCGAGCCCGGTGACCGCGAGGACGCGGCCGCCGCGATCGCGGATGGAACGACACCGGAGCCCCGGGACTGGCCGAACCTGGCCGTCGAGGCGGGCTTCGCGAGCGACACGGCGGAGTACTACGACCGACTCAAGGAGGCGACGACGACGGCGACCCGCGAGGCCGTCAAACGGGCCGAGCGGGCCGACGACCGACAGCTCGTCCACGCGGTGCGGACGATGGACGACTGTACGCGCACGGCCAACGAGCTCGCCGAACGGCTCGCCGAGTGGGCCGGCACGATCGATCCCGACGCGGGAACGGGCGTCGACTACGCCCGCGAACTCGCGGGCGACGAGGACGCCGTCGACCACCCCCGAGTTCGCTCGCTCGCCGAGCGGATCGCCGGACTGGCCGACGAGGCCGAGGCCCTGCGGGAGTACGTCGAGCGGGAGACCCCAACCGTCGCGCCGAACCTCGCGGCGCTGGCCGGCCCCGTGCTCGCGGCCCGGCTGATCTCGCTGGCCGGCGGGCTCGAACCGCTCGCGAAGCAACCCAGCGGAACCGTGCAGGTGCTGGGCGCCGAGGACGCCCTCTTCGCCCACCTCCGGGGGCACGCGTCCTCGCCGAAACACGGGATCATCTACACCCACGACGCGGTGCGGGGCACCCACCCCGACGAACGGGGCTCCGCGGCGCGGGCGGTCGCGGGCAAACTGGCTATCGCGGCCCGCGTCGACCACTACTCGGGCGAGCGCAAGCCAGAGCTCGAGGCCGAACTCGAGGAGCGCATCGAGACGATCCAGGCTCGAACCGACGACGACGGGGGTGACGGCGAGTGAGCGACCTTCCCGCGGGCGTCGAGCGCCGTCAGTTCGACGGTGACGAACAGCTCGCGACGCGGGGCGAGCCCGTCTACGGCGAGCCCACCGACGGCAAGTGGCGCGCCTGGAACCCGAACCGATCGAAGCTCGGCGCGATGCTCGCCCTCGGGATGGACACCGGTCTCGTCGGCGGGGACGACGAGACGGTGCTGTATCTCGGCGCCGCCAGCGGCACGACCGTCAGCCACGTCGCCGACGTCGCGGGTCCGACCTACGCCGTCGAGTTCGCCCCGCGTCCGGTCCGGGACCTCCTCGAGGCGGCCGACTCCCGACCCCGCCTCTTCCCGCTGCTCGCGGACGCCCGGAAACCCGAGACCTACGCCCACGTCGTCGAGCGCGACGTTGACGTTCTCGTCCAGGACGTCGCGACCCGAGGGCAGGCCCGTGTCGCCCTCGAGAACGCACGCTTTCTCGCCGAGGACGGCCGACTGGTGCTCGCGGTCAAGGCCAGAAGCGAGGACGTCACCCGCGAGCCCGGCGCCGTCTTCGCCGACGTCCGCGAGGAGCTGGCCGAGGGGTACGACGTCCTCGAGACGCAACGGCTCGACGACTACCACGCAGACCACCTCGGGGTCGTCGCGCGCCCGCGGTAGTCGGCCGAGGACGCGTCGCGTGAACGGTATCCGCGCCAGACTGGTCAGTCGAACGGACCGTCATAGCAGAGGTAGATAAACCCCAGCCCGAACCCGTTTTGCGGGTATTGCGAGCCTGCGGGAATTGCGCTCGGCTGTTATGTGGTCGCCGTTCCGTGAGTCGAGTATGGATTGCAACCAGTGCGAGCAAACGCCCGAGGGGGGCTGTACGGTTCGGGGCGTCTGTGGCAAGGAACCCGACATCAACGGGCTACAGGAGCTCGTCATCTACGGACTCAAGGGGATCTCGGCGTACGCGACCCACGCCCGCGACATGGGCTACCGTGACCCCGACGTCGACGCCCTCGTCCACGAGGCGCTGTACTCGACGCTGACCAACGTCAACTTCGACAGGGACGACCACGTCGACCTGGCGATGCGGGCCGGGAAGGCGGCCGTCGACGTGATGGAGCTGCTCGACGAGGCCCACACGACCGAGCTCGGGGTGCCCGAGCCGACGGAGGTCCCCCAGAACACCGTCGAGGGCCACTCGATCCTCGTGACGGGCCACGACCTCTACGGACTCAAGCAGCTGCTCGAACAGACCGCCGAGGAACCGATCAACGTCTACACCCACTCGGAGATGCTGCCGGCTCACGGCTACCCCGAGCTCGCGACGTTCGACCACCTGAAGGGCAACGTCGGCGGTGCCTGGCACGATCAGCGGCTGCTCTTCGCCGAGTTCCCGGGCGCGATCATCGGCACGACGAACTGCGTCCAGCCGCCCACGGAGGAGTACCGCGATCGGTTCTTCACGACCGGGCTGACCGGTCTCGAGGACGTCGGGGCGCTCGAGGAGTACGACTTCGAGCCCGTGATCGAGAAGGCGAAATCGCTGCCGGCGGTCGACTGGGAGAGCGACGAGACCGTCACGACCGGGTTCCACCACGAGCCCGTCCTCGATCAGGTCGACGAGATCGTCGAGGCCGTCGAGTCGGGCAAGCTCCGGCGCTTCTTCGTCGTCGCGGGCTGTGACGGCCCGACGCCCGGGCGGGACTACTACCGCGAACTCGTCAAACAGATCCCCGACGACTGCGTCGTGCTGACGACCTCGTGCGGGAAGTTCCGGTTCAACGACCTCGAGATGGGGACCGTGCCCGGCACCGAGATTCCCCGCTACGTCGACCTCGGGCAGTGTAACAACTCGATCTCGACGGTGAAGATCGCGGGTGCGCTCGCGGAGGCGTTCGACTGCGGCGTCAACGACCTCCCGCTGTCGGTGGTGCTATCGTGGTTCGAGCAGAAGGCGATCGCCGTCCTGCTGGGCCTGCTCCACCTCGGCGTTGAGGACGTCCGGCTGGGGCCGACGGTGCCGGAGTTTCTCACCGAGTCGAACGTCGAGCTGCTCCACGAGGAGTTCGGCCTGCAGCCGATCGGCGAGCCCGAGGCGGACCTCCGGGAGATGCTCGGCGAACCGGTGCCCGGCGCGGCGACCGGGCCCTCGCCCGCGGACGATTAACCCGCGTCGAACAGTCGGGAACCGGCCGAAACGTCGAGCGCGCGTTCGCGATCCCGAGCCAAACGGTATTTATCGGCGCGGCCGAAACGTGGCACCGATGGAACGCGGGTCGCCGGAATCGTTCACGCGCATGGGCACGCTCGGGATCGAGGAGGAGTTCTACGTCGTCGACGAGGGGGGCCGCCCGACCAGCGGCACCGACGAACTCGTCTACGAACACGATCCCCCCGAGATCCTCGAGGGGCGACTCGACCACGAGCTGTTCAAGTTCGTTATCGAGACCCAGACCCCGCTGATCGAGGAGCCAAGCGACGCCCGCGAATCGCTGCTCGAGGTCCGGGAGGCGCTGACCGACCATGCCGAGGCCCACGGCTACCGGATCGCCGCGGCGGGACTCCACCCGCTCGCGAAGTGGCGCGAACTCGAACACGCAGAGAAACCCCGGTATCGCTCCCAACTCGAGCGTATCCAGTACCCCCAGCACCGTAACACGACCGCGGGGCTGCACGTCCACGTCGGCGTCGACGACGCCGACAAGGCGGTCTGGATCGCAAACGAGTTGCGCTGGTATATGCCCGTGATGCTCGCGCTCTCCGCCAATTCGCCGTACTGGAACGGGTTCGACACCGGGCTCCAGTCGGCCCGCGCGAAGATCTTCGAGGCCCTGCCTAACACCGGGATGCCGACCGCCTTCGAGGACTACGCGGCGTTCGATCGGTTCGAGCGCCGAATGCTCGAGACCGACGCGATCGAGGACCGGGGCGAGCTCTGGTACGACGTCCGTCCCCACACCGCCCACGGCACCGTCGAGCTGCGAACGCCCGACGGGCAGGCCGACCCCGACGTCGTGCTGGCGTTCGTCGAGTACGCCCACGCCCTGGTCGACGTCCTCGCCGAGGAGTACGAGGACGGAACCCCAGGCCACGACCACCGACGGGAGCTGCTCGACGAGAACAAGTGGCGCGCGATCCGCCACGGACAGGACGTCTCGCTCATCGATCGGGATCTCGATGGGACCGTCGACCTGGGCGAACTCGTCGACCGGGAGTGCGAACGGCTGGGGATCGACGGGATCCGGGAGGTCTACGAGCGCGAGAGCGGTGCCGAACGCCAGCGACGCCTGCGCGAGAAGGAAGGATCCGACGCACTCTGCGAGTCGCTGCTGCTCGAGACGCACTGACCGAATTTTTCGTTCGTCCGTTCGCGGACAGCGATCAGCGCAGCGTCCGCGGCGCCCCGCGTGCAGCGTCCGAATCACTATGTGATCCCGTCGGATACGACGAGCCATGAACGTCTACCGGACCCGAGCGGGACTCCGCCACCAGTTCCGCGACGTCCTGAACTTCTACTATCCGGCCTGTATCGACACGACGGTCGGCGGGTACGTCGCCCAGCTCGACGAACGCGACGGCCACATCTACGACTCGCGGACGAGACACCTCGTCGCGACGGCGCGGGGCGTCCACAACTTCAGCCTGGGCGTCCTCGCCGACGGCCCCGACTGGTGTCGGTACGCCGCCGAACACGGCCTGCGATTCCTCTCGACGGCCCACTGGGACGCCGACCGCGAGGGGTACGACTGGCTGCTCGACAGCCGGGAGTCGACCGACCGCACCCGCTACTGTTACGGCCACGCCTTCGTCCTGCTGGCCGGGGCGCGAGCTCTGCAGGCCGGAATTCCCGGCGCCCGGGCAGAGCTCGAACGGGTGTTCGACGTCCTCGAGGAGCGGTTCTGGGAGCCCGAGCACGGCCTGTACGCGGACCGGGCCTCGCCTGACTGGGCGCTCGCGAGCTACCGCGGTCAGAACGCGAACATGCACGCCTGCGAGGCGCTGCTCGCGGCCTACGAGGCCACCGGCGAGGACCGCTTCCTCGAGCGTGCGACCACGGTCGCCGACCGCTTTACCCGTGAGGTGACGAGCGCGACCGACGGCCTGCTGTGGGAACACTACACCGAGGACTGGGAGCCCGATCTCTCGTACAACGAGGACGAGCCCCGCCACCAGTTTCGTCCGCCGGGCTACCAGCCGGGCCACCACGCGGAGTGGGCGAAGCTGCTCGCCCTGCTCGACGACCACGGGTCGGCGTCGTGGCCCCTCGAGCGCGCTATCGAGCTGTTCGACACCGCGATCGAGCTCGGCTGGGACGAGGAGTACGGCGGGCTCTACTACACGGTCGCGGCCGACGGCGAGCCGATCGTCCCCGACAAGTACGGCTGGGTCCACACGGAGGCCATCGGCGCCAGCGCCTTGCTCGCCCCGCACGACGAGGCGTACGCCGACTGGTACGACCGCCTCTGGGAGCACTCGGTCGAGCACCTCCGGAATCCCAAGTACGGCAACTGGTACGAGCGCCTGACCCGCAGCCACGAGCGCGACGATCCGAACCGCGGGACGGCCGTCGAACCGGGCTACCACCCGCTGACGAACTGCTGGCTCGCGATGGACGTCCTCGAGGACGAGCCAGCCGCCTTCGAGTGACGGCGGTTTCGATCGATCGAGCGGGCGGGCGCTGCACAACCGACGGATCGAGGACGAAGCGGAGCTGCTCGAACCGCGGATCTGAGCCGTCCGCTCGAGAGCTACTGGCCTCCGATCGCCGGACCCACGATTTCAGTAATACGCTCGCACAGCGAGAGTTGACGATCGAGGTTCTCCGTTCCCCCACTGTTTCCAGTGAGGCTGTTGTCGAGAGTAGTCTGAGCGATAGTGAAAGAATGGGAAGAGAGTGTCTTGGAATTCTGTTACGTGCTCGCTCGAGGGTCCCGCAAAGGTTTATCCATACACGCGGTCTCGTGAACACGAGAGGGACATGGCTTTAGACGACACTGACGACCGTTCGGGCGAGGACGTGATCGGGGACGACGAACGACCCGCGGTCGACGGGATGGATCGAGCGGCGACCGTCGAGGAGGTCGACCAGCGCATCGTCGATCTGCTCTCGTGGATTCTCGATACGGAGACCCGCGCGAAGATCTACGTCCACCTGCTGGCAAGCCCCGGCAGCACCTCCGAGGAGGTCGCGAAGGGGACCGGGCTCTACCCGAGCACCGTCCGGGAGGCGCTGGCGGAGCTCCACGAGGAAGAGCGCGTCAGCCGGGAGAAACGCGAGAGTCAGGGAGCGGGGAACAACCCGTACGAGTACACGGCGATCCAGCCCAGCGAGCTCGTCGGCGGCGTCGTCGATCAGGTCCAGCGCGAGCTCAACACCATCTTCACGCTCGATCGCGTCCTCGACCGGAACGACGCGCTCGAGGAGGCCGAACTCGAACCGGTGACGATCACGGTCGACGACGGCGACGCGACGGACGACACCGATCCGATGGCTCTCGAAGACGACATGGACATCGATCCGAGCGACGAGACGGAGAGCGACGACGGCGATTCCGCGGAGACGGACCGGTAGCCCTCAGTTTTCTTCGAGTCCGAGCACGGCGGGTCGCTCGAGTTCGAGTTCGTACTCGCCGACGGCGGTCGTCGACAGGGTCGGCCACTCTCCGGTACTCGTGAGCGGCTCGATCTCGTCGTCGACCAGCACGGTATCCTCGCTTTTCGCGCCCTGGACCGTTGGGTTCCAGGCGTAGGCCATCGGCGTCCGGACCGTCGCGTCGTGGTCGGGGGTCGCGATCCACTCCCGCCCGGCGAAGCCGGCGGCGCCGCCCTGGTGGTGGTGCTCCCACTCGCCGTCGTACCCGACGCCGTCGTAGGCCTCCCGGATCGCGTCGAAGACCGCACCCGCAGTTCCGTCCGTCCTCGCGGCCTCGTGTGTCGCTGCAAGCGCCGTCGTCTCGACGCGAGTCGCAGCGCGGTGGCGCTGCTCGAGCCAGCTCGGCGGATCGAAGGCGACGGCGCGGGTACAGCTCGCGTGCAGGCCGTGGCGCTCGGCGGTCACCGAGACGAGAACGTAGTCGTCCAGCTCCGCCTCGGTCGGGGTGTAGTGGCGGTACTGGCGTGCGCGCTCGCCGCCGCCGACGAGGACGACGGGCGTCTCGATCTCCCGCGCCGAGAGCGCGACCCGCAGCGCCGTCGCGACCTCCCGTTCGGTGTCGTCGGGCTCGAGCTCCCGGCAGACTGACTCGAGCGCACCTGCAGTTTCCCGCCCGAGATCGCGGTAGCGCTCGCGGTCGCGCTCGGTTAGGGGCTGGCGCAGCGCCGTCGGGTCGACAGGTTCGAGCCCCGGGACGTCGATATCGGCTGCGGCGCGTTCGTCCTCCATGCGGTCGGCGATCGCCTCCACGAGCGAGGCGTCGTACCAGGGGAACCGTTCGACGGCGACGTCCTCGAGGTCGGGCAGCTCCTCGGCCGCGATGCGGTCGGCCTCGATGGTGTCGGTCAGCACACGGAACTCCTCGTCGAAGCCGACGGCCGCGACGCCGGCGTCGCCCTCCCGGTCGACGACGTTGTCGCCTCCGGTGAGCCAGGCGAAGGAGTTCGGTCGAGCGAACCAGATCGAGTCGAGCTCGCGGCGGTCGAGCGCGCGCTCGAGTCGGGTGCGTTTGTCCATGACAAGCGCTATCGGGGGACGAGCCTTGAATCCGACGAACCAGTTCGGTCCGTGCGCAGCGAACCGGACGAATCCGCGACGGCTCGGGCTCGACTCGGGAAATCTAAATACGGGTGGTCCTAACCCCCGCCAGAACGCCCGTGTCGACCCACAGCCACACCTCCGGTCTCGGACTGCGCCCGCTGATCGCTCGCGTTGGCTTCCCGCATCTGCTCGCGGCGACGCTGACGCTGGTCGCAGCGACGATCCTGCTCGGCGTCGCGGCGAAAGCAACCGGTGCGGGACTGGCCTGCGAGGCGAACTGGCCCCAGTGTGACGCCGGCCCGTACAACCTGTTGCCCGCGAACCTGCCGAGTTTCTACGAGTGGTTCCACCGCTTCGTCGCGATGTTCGCCGGTTTCGCCATCATCGGCTCCGCGGTCGCGGCCTGGCGCTCGCCGTCGATCGACAAGCGCGTCACGGCGCTGGTCGTCGGCGGGATGATCCTGACGCCGATCCAGGTCGTTCTGGGTCGCGAGACGGTTACCCAGTACACGATGGACATCCTCTCACTGCACTTCTGGACTGCAGTGGTGATCTTCACGATGTTCGTCGTCGCGACCGTGCTGGTCTGGGCGGCCTCGCTGCGAGCGAGCCACGTCACCGCGGCGCTTGGCGTCGGCGTCCTCGCCCTGCCGGCCCACGTCGCGCTCAGCCCGACCGATCTGAGCCTCGTCTCGAGCTACTCGCCGACGGTCCAGCTGCTCCAGTACGGCGTGACCCTCGCCCTGCTTGCGGCGGTGATCGTTGCCGTGATGGGCGGTCGCTGGCGCTTCGACGACGGCCCGCTGCTGGGGCTGCTTTCGGTGTCGGCGGTTCTGGCGCTCGTGGTCACCTACCTCGGTCGCCAGGCGGTGATGACCTACAGTCCGCTGCTTGACGATCTCTATCTGGTCGCCGCGCTGGCGCTGCTGGTCGCCTTCGTCGTCGGGATCTGGAGGAGCCGATCCGCGACTGGCGCTCGAGACGCCTGATCGCTCTCCTCTCGCTTCTCGGTCGTTGAGAAGACGGGTTCGTTTTTGATCTGTTTCGTGACTCTTGATCGGTCGATTCGGTACACGGAGAGTGCGTATGGAGCGGAGCGGGTCGGAGAAGCGTACGCCGAGCGAAGCGAGGCGTTTCACCGACGGCGAGCCGGATGGGCGAGCCGTCGGCTTTTTCATCGAAGTTTTTGCCGGGGGTTGAGGCTGACGCCTTCGGCGTCAGCCGATGCCCTCGGTAAAAAAGTTCGCTATGCGTAACCCAATCTTCACCAGAGTATCAAATAGAGAAATTAGTACGATCGTTTGCTGCTATCCGGCCGTGACCACGATCCCCGCGGCCGCGGCCGTCGCCGCGACGCCGACGAGAAGCAACGCGTAGTTCGCCACCGGGCTCTTGGCGGGCGTCACGTTCAGCGTGTACCGTCGCCTCGAGAGGGGCCAGAACGGCCTGATTCCCATCGGTGTCAGCGCGTCGGCCAGCAGGTGCGAACCGATCGAGAGCGTCCCGACGAGAAAGGCAAAGCCGACGAACACGACGTCGATCAGCGGCGACGCAGCCTCGACGAGGACGGAGGCGGCCGCGGCGAGGGCGGCGCCGACCAGCGCCGCGAAGGCGAGAGTGTGGGTCGGCCCGCGGTGTGCGATCAGCGGGAGCCGATGATCGACGTCGGGTAGCGTCGACAGCGAGACACAGACGAGCCCGCCGACGATCGCCGCGGCCTCGAAGCCGGCGAGTCCGACGGCGGCGCCGAGCGGTGCGTACGCGAGCAACGCGGCGCCGTAGTGGCCGTGCTGGTACATCCTTCCTACCTGGATCCCGATCGCTGATAAGTTTCCCGTCGTCGAGGATCGAACGGCTCGGACCCAACCGCGGTCGTTATGGGCCCCGATCCCCTCACTCCGGCCGTGCAAAACGTCACCGACAGGACGAGCAACCCGTTCGGCATGCGACCGCCCTTCGACCGGAGCCCTCCCGGCGACCGACCCGCCGTCTTCGGCTACGGTGACGCCAACGCGGACTTCCACCTGATCGGCGACCACCCCGGCGTCCACGGCGGCGCCGACGACGGTGTCCCATTCAGTGCCCCTGAAGTCGAACCGCTGCGGGCGGTCCTCCGCGAGGTCGGGTTCGAGGACGGCACGCGGGACGAGCCCGTCTTCGAGGACCTGTTCGCCAGCTACGTCCACATGTGTACGCTGCCGCCCGGCGAGACCCCGAGCGAGGAGTCCTACGCCGACCTCGAGCGGTACTTCGACGCCGAGCTGCGGGCGATCAACGCCCACATCCTCATGCCCGTCGGCGAGCAAGCGACCGACCGCGTCCTCGAGGGGTACACCACCCAGCGCGGCCGGCTCGATCTCGAGATGGCGTCGTTACACGCCACCGAGATCCGCGGCCGGGGGTTCCTGATCGTCCCGATTAGAGAGCCCGCCGAGTGGGAGGATACGGAGCAGGAAGCGCTTCGCGCGCGTCTCGAGGCGATCCTCGGACGGGACTACCGCCAGACGAAAGGCGTCGCGACGACGGTCGGCTAGAAGTCCGCGAGCGACGACTGTCCGCCGTCGGTGTTGGTGTCCCGCTCGGTGTCGGCGTCGGCGTCGGTGTCCCGGTCCCGTTCGTCGGCGTCGGGGGTCCCCGCCCAGCCGTCGAGGCTGGCCTGGTCAGCTGCGGCGAACTCGAGGTTCGCGACCCTGACACCGAGCTTTCTGACCGGTTCGTCCTCGAACTCCGCGAACAGCTCCCGGGCGATCTCCTCGACCAGCGCCGGCTCGTCGACCGGGCCGGGCAGCGAGCGCGCGCGGGTGTTGACGTCGAACGGGGGCAACACGGCCTTGACGCCGACGGTCCGGTACAACGCACCCTCCCGGCGAGCGCGGTCGGCGACCGCGGCCGCCAGCGTCTCGATCTGTTCGTACTTCGGACCGGGCTCGGAAACGGGGTCGGCGAACGCAGATTCCCGCGAGAAGCTCTTGGGGTCGCCCTTCGGTTCGACCCGTCGGTCGTCCTCGCCGCGGGCGCGATCGTACAGCTCCCGGCCCCGTTCGCCGAACCGTTCGACCAGCGGCTTGGGGTCGGCCGCGGCGACGTCGCCGGCCGTCTCGAGGCCCATCTCCCGCAGTTCGCGAGCGGTGACGGGTCCGACGCCGTGGAGCAGGTCGACCTCGAGCGGTGCGAGAAACTCCCGGATCTCGCCCGGACGGACGACGGTCAGCCCGTCGGGCTTGTCGAAGTCGCTGGCGATCTTGGCCGCGCTCATCGTCGGCGCCGCGCCGACGCTGACAACGATGCCGACCTCCCGGCGGATGCGGTCTTTGACGTGGCGGGCAAAGCCGTCGGCGACCTCCCAGGCGGTGCGGTCGGTAACCTCGAGGTAGGCCTCGTCGATACTCACCTCGCGGACGACGTCGGCGCAGTCGTGGAGGATCTCCTGGACGTCGCTCGCGACGGATTCGTAGTAGTCCATGTCGACGGGGCGGTAGTGGCCCGTCTCCGATTCGGCGAGTTCGGGGTCGTGGTCGTCCGCGTCCGGGTCTCGCGGTGATCCGCTCGAATGTTCCGAGGCGCGTGGCGCCTCGCTCTCCAGAGCCGCACGGCGGGGGAGTCGCTCGAGGGCCGTCGAGATCGCCTGCGCGCTCTCGACGCCGAACTCGCGGGCCTCGTAGCTGGCGGTGGCGACGGCCCCGTTCGTTTCACCGGGCTCGTACCCCATCCCGACGACGACGGGCTCGCCCCGCAGTTCGGGCTCGCGTAACCGCTCGCAGGACGCGTAGAAGCAGTCCGCGTCGACGTGGAGGACGATCGGCTCCTCCTCGTCCTCGTCGTCCTCGATCCCTGGAAGTCGCGGCCCGTCTGCCATTCATCCGAGAGTTCGGGCGGACGGTTGTGAACGTTGCGCCCGTCGCCGATCGCGGATCGACCTCCGCGGGCAGGGGTTACGCTCGAGGACGTCAGTCGCCCGTCGGTGCGGGCGTCTCCGTCGGCACGGTCGTCGGCTCCGAGCGATACAGCGCGACGGCGATCCCGAGCGCGACGAGACCGAGGACCAGGTAGACGACGAACCCGGTCGCGTACCCGCTCACGCCCCGGAGGTCGACGAACAGTCCCAGAAGCGGGGGGAC
This genomic window from Natronococcus occultus SP4 contains:
- a CDS encoding DUF63 family protein, with protein sequence MDEYIERFGAVRIWAATVLVLAAAIVALAVAFPQRVYVDLIWQYYWGPVVADAHGWNCVAWAGGAEIPCNEAGTGAGPTAEPGYTAVSYAGYIPTLLLLLIGIYFIIDWLDIERYRAGFFALFPFMLFGGALRTVEDANVAAYRDTGELAIELPWSGFLISPLIYVTVFLVALVAIVAGVWLERKEYVSGYEYPLFGVGAVALAATLGFLGYTAATETYSTFYWTIPAIVLTAATVSTAVVWLAIERFAPGLNAGTRYMGIVIIWAHAVDGFANQLMLDWSHVWGMTYTPKHPVNDAIVTYTSALLPQSAEVIGSAWPFALLKLAAPVAIIWLFNEEIFEESPQFAYLLLVAVVAVGLGPGTRDMLRATFGV
- a CDS encoding glutamate--cysteine ligase yields the protein MERGSPESFTRMGTLGIEEEFYVVDEGGRPTSGTDELVYEHDPPEILEGRLDHELFKFVIETQTPLIEEPSDARESLLEVREALTDHAEAHGYRIAAAGLHPLAKWRELEHAEKPRYRSQLERIQYPQHRNTTAGLHVHVGVDDADKAVWIANELRWYMPVMLALSANSPYWNGFDTGLQSARAKIFEALPNTGMPTAFEDYAAFDRFERRMLETDAIEDRGELWYDVRPHTAHGTVELRTPDGQADPDVVLAFVEYAHALVDVLAEEYEDGTPGHDHRRELLDENKWRAIRHGQDVSLIDRDLDGTVDLGELVDRECERLGIDGIREVYERESGAERQRRLREKEGSDALCESLLLETH
- the hcp gene encoding hydroxylamine reductase → MDCNQCEQTPEGGCTVRGVCGKEPDINGLQELVIYGLKGISAYATHARDMGYRDPDVDALVHEALYSTLTNVNFDRDDHVDLAMRAGKAAVDVMELLDEAHTTELGVPEPTEVPQNTVEGHSILVTGHDLYGLKQLLEQTAEEPINVYTHSEMLPAHGYPELATFDHLKGNVGGAWHDQRLLFAEFPGAIIGTTNCVQPPTEEYRDRFFTTGLTGLEDVGALEEYDFEPVIEKAKSLPAVDWESDETVTTGFHHEPVLDQVDEIVEAVESGKLRRFFVVAGCDGPTPGRDYYRELVKQIPDDCVVLTTSCGKFRFNDLEMGTVPGTEIPRYVDLGQCNNSISTVKIAGALAEAFDCGVNDLPLSVVLSWFEQKAIAVLLGLLHLGVEDVRLGPTVPEFLTESNVELLHEEFGLQPIGEPEADLREMLGEPVPGAATGPSPADD
- a CDS encoding AGE family epimerase/isomerase, yielding MNVYRTRAGLRHQFRDVLNFYYPACIDTTVGGYVAQLDERDGHIYDSRTRHLVATARGVHNFSLGVLADGPDWCRYAAEHGLRFLSTAHWDADREGYDWLLDSRESTDRTRYCYGHAFVLLAGARALQAGIPGARAELERVFDVLEERFWEPEHGLYADRASPDWALASYRGQNANMHACEALLAAYEATGEDRFLERATTVADRFTREVTSATDGLLWEHYTEDWEPDLSYNEDEPRHQFRPPGYQPGHHAEWAKLLALLDDHGSASWPLERAIELFDTAIELGWDEEYGGLYYTVAADGEPIVPDKYGWVHTEAIGASALLAPHDEAYADWYDRLWEHSVEHLRNPKYGNWYERLTRSHERDDPNRGTAVEPGYHPLTNCWLAMDVLEDEPAAFE
- a CDS encoding NOP5/NOP56 family protein; this translates as MTADSPAEAGWFADLEPGDREDAAAAIADGTTPEPRDWPNLAVEAGFASDTAEYYDRLKEATTTATREAVKRAERADDRQLVHAVRTMDDCTRTANELAERLAEWAGTIDPDAGTGVDYARELAGDEDAVDHPRVRSLAERIAGLADEAEALREYVERETPTVAPNLAALAGPVLAARLISLAGGLEPLAKQPSGTVQVLGAEDALFAHLRGHASSPKHGIIYTHDAVRGTHPDERGSAARAVAGKLAIAARVDHYSGERKPELEAELEERIETIQARTDDDGGDGE
- a CDS encoding fibrillarin-like rRNA/tRNA 2'-O-methyltransferase, giving the protein MSDLPAGVERRQFDGDEQLATRGEPVYGEPTDGKWRAWNPNRSKLGAMLALGMDTGLVGGDDETVLYLGAASGTTVSHVADVAGPTYAVEFAPRPVRDLLEAADSRPRLFPLLADARKPETYAHVVERDVDVLVQDVATRGQARVALENARFLAEDGRLVLAVKARSEDVTREPGAVFADVREELAEGYDVLETQRLDDYHADHLGVVARPR